A genome region from Camelina sativa cultivar DH55 chromosome 10, Cs, whole genome shotgun sequence includes the following:
- the LOC104718988 gene encoding bet1-like SNARE 1-2 isoform X2, translated as MENRASRSSLFDGLDGLEEGRLRASSSYPHDERDNDEALENLQDRVSFLKRVTGDIHEEVESHNRLLDKVGNKMDSARGVMSGTINRFKLVFEKKSNRKSCKLIAYFVLLFLVMYYLIRLLNYIKG; from the exons AT GGAGAACCGTGCTTCGAGATCGTCACTCTTTGATGGCCTTGATGGACTAGAAGAAGGTAGATTGAGAGCTTCGTCTTCGTATCCTCATGACGAACGTGACAACGATGAAGCTTTGGAGAATCTTCAGGACAGAGTTTCGTTTCTTAAGAGA GTGACTGGAGATATACATGAAGAAGTTGAGAGTCATAACCGCTTGCTTGACAAAGTG GGGAACAAAATGGATTCCGCGAGGGGAGTAATGTCTGGAACGATCAACCGTTTCAAGTTG GTCTTTGAGAAGAAGTCTAATCGAAAAAGTTGCAAACTCATTGCGTATTTTGTACTCCTGTTCTTGGTCATGTATTACCTTATTAG GCTATTAAACTATATCAAAGGGTGA
- the LOC104718988 gene encoding bet1-like SNARE 1-2 isoform X1: MMARDMNYRRENRASRSSLFDGLDGLEEGRLRASSSYPHDERDNDEALENLQDRVSFLKRVTGDIHEEVESHNRLLDKVGNKMDSARGVMSGTINRFKLVFEKKSNRKSCKLIAYFVLLFLVMYYLIRLLNYIKG, encoded by the exons ATGATGGCTCGAGATATGAACTATCGAAG GGAGAACCGTGCTTCGAGATCGTCACTCTTTGATGGCCTTGATGGACTAGAAGAAGGTAGATTGAGAGCTTCGTCTTCGTATCCTCATGACGAACGTGACAACGATGAAGCTTTGGAGAATCTTCAGGACAGAGTTTCGTTTCTTAAGAGA GTGACTGGAGATATACATGAAGAAGTTGAGAGTCATAACCGCTTGCTTGACAAAGTG GGGAACAAAATGGATTCCGCGAGGGGAGTAATGTCTGGAACGATCAACCGTTTCAAGTTG GTCTTTGAGAAGAAGTCTAATCGAAAAAGTTGCAAACTCATTGCGTATTTTGTACTCCTGTTCTTGGTCATGTATTACCTTATTAG GCTATTAAACTATATCAAAGGGTGA
- the LOC104718991 gene encoding enoyl-CoA delta isomerase 2, peroxisomal, translated as MCTLEKRGDLFLLTLTGDGEHRFHPDTIATILSLLDQAKSQSKRGSVLITTGHSKFFSNGFDLAWAQTAGSKTGAANRLHQMVESFKPVVAALLDLPMPTIAALNGHAAAAGLILALSHDYVFMRKDRGVLYMSEVDIGLSMPEYFSALVRAKIGTSAARRELLLSGKKIRGEEAVGLGIVDTAAYDSAEGVVEATVRLGEKLAAKKWSGEVYASIRKSLYPELCGILGVEARVFATPKL; from the coding sequence atgtGTACGTTAGAGAAACGCGGCGATCTCTTCCTCTTAACCCTAACCGGCGACGGCGAACACAGATTCCATCCCGACACGATCGCCACCATTCTCTCCCTCCTCGATCAAGCCAAATCTCAGTCCAAACGTGGATCCGTGCTCATCACCACCGGTCACagcaaattcttctccaacggCTTCGACCTCGCCTGGGCTCAAACCGCCGGATCCAAAACCGGAGCCGCGAACCGGCTTCACCAGATGGTCGAATCATTCAAACCGGTTGTCGCAGCGCTTCTCGATCTCCCTATGCCTACGATCGCCGCCTTGAACGGCCACGCCGCCGCCGCGGGACTGATTCTGGCTTTGAGCCACGACTACGTCTTCATGAGGAAAGACCGTGGGGTTTTGTACATGAGCGAGGTTGACATAGGTCTTTCGATGCCGGAATATTTCTCGGCGTTGGTTAGGGCGAAGATCGGGACCAGCGCGGCGAGGAGAGAGCTGTTGCTGAGCGGGAAGAAAATCAGAGGAGAAGAAGCGGTGGGTTTGGGGATCGTTGACACTGCGGCGTATGATAGCGCGGAAGGTGTTGTGGAGGCTACCGTGCGCCTTGGTGAGAAGTTGGCGGCGAAGAAATGGAGTGGTGAGGTGTATGCGTCGATAAGGAAGAGTTTGTATCCGGAGCTTTGTGGTATTCTTGGTGTAGAGGCTAGAGTCTTTGCAACTCCCAAGCTCTAA
- the LOC104718990 gene encoding enoyl-CoA delta isomerase 3 — translation MCTLEKRGDLFLLTLTGDDEHRFHPDTIASVISLLEQAKAQSTKGSVLITNGHGKFFSNGFDLAWAQSAGSGAIERIHQMVKSFKTVIAALLDLPMPTIAALNGHAAASGLMFALSHDYVFMRKDRGVLYMSELDIGLPVPDYFSELVVAKVGSGIARRELLLSGKKLKGEEAVALGIVDSAAHDSAEGVVEATLSLGESLAAKKWNGEVYVSIRKSLYPELCRMLNLTGNNMASHNL, via the coding sequence ATGTGTACGTTAGAAAAGCGTGGGGATCTCTTTCTCCTAACTCTAACAGGCGACGACGAGCACAGATTCCACCCGGATACAATCGCATCCGTTATCTCGCTTCTCGAACAAGCCAAAGCTCAGTCCACGAAGGGATCTGTCCTCATCACGAACGGTCATGGAAAATTCTTCTCCAACGGCTTCGATCTTGCATGGGCTCAATCCGCTGGATCCGGGGCCATAGAACGGATTCACCAAATGGTCAAATCCTTCAAGACCGTGATTGCAGCGCTTCTCGATCTCCCCATGCCAACGATCGCCGCCTTGAATGGCCACGCGGCTGCCTCGGGGCTGATGTTTGCGCTGAGCCACGACTACGTTTTCATGAGGAAAGACCGTGGGGTTCTCTACATGAGCGAGTTGGACATTGGGCTGCCGGTTCCAGACTACTTCTCTGAATTGGTCGTGGCTAAGGTTGGGTCAGGTATCGCGAGGCGGGAGCTGTTGCTGAGCGGGAAGAAGCTCAAAGGAGAAGAAGCGGTGGCTCTTGGAATCGTGGACTCGGCGGCGCATGATAGTGCGGAAGGTGTAGTGGAGGCAACATTGAGCCTAGGGGAAAGTTTGGCCGCTAAGAAATGGAATGGTGAGGTGTATGTATCCATAAGGAAGAGTTTGTATCCGGAGCTTTGTCGGATGCTGAACTTAACGGGAAATAACATGGCAAGTCACAATCTCTAA
- the LOC104718989 gene encoding uncharacterized protein At4g14450, chloroplastic — MASRMQRTTSCPTGNDQQRSQLQRRGPSLMIKPSSSVSNWNVVIPLLSPVAPSPASSSKDQSHVPPPQNKTEKPGEEEVKKTPVFKKWEHPASPVSYEPTTFVLPFISV, encoded by the coding sequence ATGGCGTCAAGGATGCAAAGAACAACCAGTTGCCCCACTGGAAACGATCAGCAACGTAGCCAGCTACAAAGACGAGGTCCGTCTTTAATGATCAAACCATCATCATCGGTTAGTAACTGGAACGTGGTCATCCCTCTCCTCTCTCCGGTTGCTCCTTCCCCAGCATCGTCCTCCAAAGACCAATCGCATGTTCCTCCGCCGCAGAACAAGACTGAGAAACCGGGGGAAGAGGAGGTGAAGAAGACGCCGGTTTTCAAGAAATGGGAACATCCAGCGTCGCCAGTCTCCTATGAGCCGACGACGTTTGTCCTACCTTTCATATCTGTTTAG
- the LOC104718986 gene encoding serine/threonine-protein kinase BLUS1: MARNKLELPLDSEAYEIICKIGVGVSASVYKAICIPMNSMVVAIKAINLDQSRADFDSLRRETKTMSLLSHPNILNAYCSFTVDRCLWVVMPFMSCGSLHSIVSSSFPSGLPENCISVFLKETLNAISYLHDQGHLHRDIKAGNILVDSDGSVKLADFGVSASIYEPVTTSSGTTSSSLRLTDIAGTPYWMAPEVVHSHTGYGFKADIWSFGITALELAHGRPPLSHLPPLKSLLMKITKRFHFSDYEISTSGSSKKGNKKFSKAFREMVGLCLEQDPAKRPSAEKLLKHPFFKNCKGVDFVVKNVLHTLSNAEQMFIESHVLIKSVGDDEEDEDEEIVKNRRISGWNFREDDLQLSPVFPTTESDTSESSPRIEDQIQDKPEEENITITGSELGFDLSKEETKNQEAQVVGFDKDLVLEKLTVLKKSLEHQRARVSIIIEALSGEKEEKSREEELLEMVEKLKIELEAEKLKTLRAEKDSVLG; this comes from the coding sequence ATGGCTCGTAACAAGCTTGAACTCCCTCTTGATTCTGAGGCCTACGAGATCATCTGCAAGATAGGAGTTGGTGTTAGTGCTTCAGTCTACAAGGCCATATGCATTCCCATGAACTCAATGGTAGTTGCCATCAAAGCTATCAATCTTGATCAGTCTCGGGCTGACTTCGACAGCCTTCGCCGTGAAACCAAGACCATGTCTCTGCTTTCTCACCCGAATATCCTCAATGCTTATTGTTCATTCACAGTTGATCGATGTCTTTGGGTGGTTATGCCTTTCATGTCATGCGGCTCTCTTCATTCcatcgtctcttcttcttttcctagTGGGTTACCAGAAAACTGCATTTCCGTATTCCTCAAGGAAACTCTGAATGCAATCTCGTATCTTCACGATCAGGGTCATTTGCACCGTGACATCAAGGCCGGTAACATTCTTGTAGATTCTGATGGATCCGTAAAGCTCGCTGATTTCGGAGTATCTGCATCGATCTATGAACCTGTGACGACGTCCTCTGGAACCACATCGTCTTCTTTAAGGTTAACTGATATAGCGGGAACGCCGTATTGGATGGCTCCGGAAGTGGTTCACTCTCACACAGGGTACGGTTTCAAAGCAGACATTTGGTCGTTCGGGATAACAGCGTTGGAGTTAGCTCACGGGAGACCTCCGCTATCTCACTTACCGCCGTTGAAGAGTTTGCTCATGAAGATCACCAAAAGGTTTCATTTTTCTGATTACGAGATCAGTACAAGCGGAAGCAGCAAAAAGGGTAACAAGAAGTTCTCAAAAGCATTTAGAGAAATGGTTGGTTTGTGTCTAGAGCAAGATCCTGCTAAAAGACCATCTGCAGAGAAGTTGTTGAAGCACCCGTTCTTCAAGAACTGTAAAGGAGTCGACTTTGTGGTCAAGAACGTGTTGCATACTTTGTCAAATGCAGAGCAGATGTTTATAGAGAGTCATGTTTTGATCAAGAGtgttggagatgatgaagaagatgaagatgaagagatagtGAAGAACAGAAGAATCAGTGGTTGGAATTTTCGTGAAGACGATCTCCAACTTAGTCCAGTATTCCCAACTACTGAATCAGACACTTCTGAGTCCAGTCCACGTATAGAAGATCAAATCCAAGACAAAccggaagaagaaaacatcacAATAACCGGGTCTGAACTCGGTTTTGATTTGTCAAAGGAGGAAACTAAGAACCAGGAAGCTCAGGTTGTGGGGTTTGATAAAGATTTGGTGTTAGAGAAACTGACGGTGTTGAAGAAAAGTTTAGAGCATCAAAGAGCGAGAGTGTCGATTATAATCGAAGCATTGAGTggggaaaaggaagagaagagtagagaagaagagcTTCTAGAGATGGTGGAGAAGCTGAAGATTGAATTGGAAGCTGAGAAGCTAAAGACCTTGCGTGCTGAGAAAGATAGTGTTTTGGGTTAA
- the LOC104718987 gene encoding AT-hook motif nuclear-localized protein 20: MSNPWWTNQSGLAGMVDHSASSGYHQNHHHQSLLSKGDLGIAMNQSQDNDQDEEDDPREGAVEVVNRRPRGRPPGSKNKPKPPIFVTRDSPNALRSHVLEISDGSDVADTIAHFSRRRQRGVCVLSGTGSVANVTLRQAATPGGVVSLQGRFEILSLTGAFLPGPSPPGSTGLTVYLAGVQGQVVGGSVVGPLLAIGSVMVIAATFSNATYERLPMEEEEDGGGSRPIHGGGDSPPGMGSSLPDPSVMAGSGPGYNMPPHLIPNGAGQLGHEPYTWVHARPPY, from the coding sequence ATGTCAAACCCTTGGTGGACGAACCAGAGTGGTTTAGCCGGTATGGTAGACCACTCAGCCTCCTCCGGCTACCACCAAAACCATCATCACCAAAGTCTTCTTAGCAAAGGAGATCTTGGAATAGCCATGAATCAGAGCCAAGACAACGaccaagatgaagaagacgacccTAGGGAAGGAGCAGTTGAGGTGGTCAACCGTAGACCAAGAGGAAGACCACCAGGATCAAAAAACAAACCTAAACCTCCAATCTTTGTGACAAGAGACAGCCCCAACGCACTCCGTAGCCATGTCCTGGAGATCTCCGACGGCAGCGACGTTGCGGACACAATCGCTCACTTCTCCAGACGCAGACAACGCGGCGTTTGTGTTCTCAGCGGCACAGGCTCAGTCGCTAACGTCACCCTCCGTCAAGCTGCCACACCAGGAGGTGTAGTCTCTCTCCAAGGCAGGTTTGAGATCTTATCCTTAACCGGTGCTTTCCTCCCTGGACCTTCCCCACCCGGGTCAACCGGTTTAACGGTTTACTTAGCCGGGGTTCAGGGTCAAGTCGTTGGGGGTAGCGTCGTGGGACCGCTCCTGGCCATAGGGTCGGTCATGGTGATTGCTGCTACTTTCTCTAACGCTACTTATGAGAGATTGCCcatggaagaagaggaagacggtGGAGGCTCAAGACCGATTCATGGAGGTGGTGACTCGCCACCCGGAATGGGTAGTAGCCTGCCTGATCCATCTGTGATGGCCGGGTCAGGGCCAGGTTACAATATGCCGCCGCATCTGATTCCGAATGGGGCTGGTCAGTTAGGGCACGAACCATATACATGGGTCCACGCGCGACCACCATACTGA